A section of the Eublepharis macularius isolate TG4126 chromosome 1, MPM_Emac_v1.0, whole genome shotgun sequence genome encodes:
- the DYNLT2 gene encoding dynein light chain Tctex-type protein 2, which yields MEKKKKLGTTPSHYTTVPKKLSGQEKESEAARLSQIYRHRTSSHDVSGFEPGDEDSATDLTKSEFLAFKASFSRPKYANTYRMEPYRTFEAHIIRKKAEEILKNILQDYQYDGSNAAAKCLILSEDILAAVKDQDFDRYKYIVQVFMVEKSGQSIHIASRWVWDATRDNWVSALYETENYVTVALIIAAYYE from the exons atggagaagaagaagaagctgggCACCACCCCCTCCCACTACACGACAGTGCCGAAGAAACTGAGCGGTCAGGAAAAAGAAAGCGAGGCAGCCCGG CTTTCACAAATTTACAGACACAGGACATCAAGCCATGATGTTTCTGGCTTTGAGCCAGGAGATGAAGATTCTGCCACAGATTTAACAAAAAGTGAGTTCTTGGCATTCAAGGCTAGCTTTTCAAGACCGAAGTATGCCAACACATATAGAATGGAACCGTACAGAACATTTGAGGCTCACATAATAAGGAAGAAAGCTGAAGAAATCCTAAAG AATATACTTCAGGACTACCAATATGATGGGTCTAATGCGGCTGCAAAGTGTCTAATCCTCTCAGAAGATATATTAGCAGCAGTCAAGGATCAAGACTTTGACCGTTACAAGTATATAGTCCAAGTGTTTATGGTTGAAAAGTCTGGCCAGTCAATTCAT ATTGCCAGTAGATGGGTCTGGGATGCCACAAGGGACAACTGGGTTTCAGCACTATATGAAACTGAGAACTATGTTACAGTGGCTTTGATAATTGCTGCTTATTATGAGTAA